A region of the Candidatus Zixiibacteriota bacterium genome:
CACACCGGCCTGAATGATGTGGTTCTGATTCTGATTGATCAGAACCTTCATTCCGGCAGCGACTGCAAACGATGCGATTAAGGCCGCAACCAGCACCTCCAGGATCGTGAATCCTCGCTGTTGCCGCAGCCGCTTAATACGATACTTTAGCTGCATCATGTTATTCACCTACCTGAATGTAAGTTACGGTGCTGCAGGCCCGCTCGACATCTTTCTCATCGTGATAGCTCACGATCACCCGCAATTGCTTGAGGTTCGCATCGATGTCCTCAACCTCCCAAACACGATTAAGTCGCCCGCGCACATCCGACCCGCTCACCATCGACTCGTCCGGCAAACGGCGGAATTCCTCAATCTTTTCACGCGTAGCCTGTACGATTAACGTCGTCTTGCCCGACCAGACGTTGCCGCGCAGAGCGACAACCAGCATCGAGCTGAGCAGCAGCAGGCCCAGGGTGAAGATCACCAAGCCTACCATCACTTCCAGCAGGGTAAAGCCGTTCTCATTCTTTCGCTTCATTCGCTTCATTGCGACCTCGCCATTAGAATTCTGTTGCGATAAATGCAAACCGCGCGCCGAAATCGCTTCGTCGACTATGGCTCACTTAACGTGCTGTCCCAGCATATGTTAACTACGCGTCTTGCCAGAATCCGCACACCGCAGGACCCGCCTTGAACCTGCCAAGTGAAGGATTCTCCCCATAGCTGTCGACCGACGATAGGGGTGGAGTCAAGGGGCAAGCTAAGTCCAAATCCTGAGAATGATGCACAGCGTAATCGTCTGATAATATATATTATATAAATATACGGAAATGCAAGACACCTTCGCCTGCGCTTATCCACTCGCTTTGCAGCTCCCCCCTTACTTCACAACGATGCTTAGGAGCTTCTCTTTTACGTAGATGATCTTGACGATCTGCTTGCCATCGATGTTCCGCTTGACCTTCTCGCTATCCAAAGCAAGCTGCTTCACTGCGTCCTCTCCGGCGCCGCGCTCGATTTCAATTTCATCGCGCACCTTGCCGTTGATCTGGATCGCCACGACAGCCGTGTTGAACTGCACTGCCTTCGGATCGAATTGCGGCCACTTCGACTTCACGATCGAGTCGCGATTGCCCAGCATTTCCCATGCTTCGTCAGCGAAGTGCGGTGCCATCGGCGCGATGACCTGGACGATCCGGGATACCACGAAGTGGTCGAAAGCGTCCGGATGGTCCTTGGGCGTGTAGCTGCCAAAGAATTCCATGATCGCGGCTACCGCCGTGTTAAACGACAGCCGCTCCATGTCTTCTGTGGCTTTCTTAATAGTTTGGTTCAGTCTGATGTAGGCGGATTTTGACTGTTCGTCGAGCTTGCCCGTGTCCAAGCTGCTCTGCGACGGCGACTTGACCGGTGCTCCTGCGACTTGCTCAACAATTCGGTAGAAGCGGCTCAGGAAGCGCTCGACGCCTACCAAGCCCTCGGTCGTCCAGGGTAATTCCTTATCGGCCGGGGCGGCAAAGAACATCGCCAAACGCGAAACATCGACCCCCCGCTCCTTCATTACGTCAATCGGACTGACAACGTTCCCCAGCGACTTGGACATCACCCGGCCGGTCGCGTCCATCACCATCCCATGATTGTAGACGCGCAGCG
Encoded here:
- a CDS encoding prepilin-type N-terminal cleavage/methylation domain-containing protein codes for the protein MKRKNENGFTLLEVMVGLVIFTLGLLLLSSMLVVALRGNVWSGKTTLIVQATREKIEEFRRLPDESMVSGSDVRGRLNRVWEVEDIDANLKQLRVIVSYHDEKDVERACSTVTYIQVGE